One Acutalibacter muris DNA window includes the following coding sequences:
- a CDS encoding radical SAM protein, producing MKFTGTIWRPPYEASSLLLEVTAGCTHHKCKFCTLYNDLPFKFRMSPMEDIECDLQEAQLWRTDPIAKLTARLQGIPEQKGFQRAFLTGANPFVLKAKRLLAIAELVRKYVPTVQTIGCFARVTDITLKSDSDLTALAQGGYDSLTIGIETGDDEALRFMNKGYAAADIVEQCTRLDRAGIRYNFFYLVSISGAGRGEIGAKATAAVCNQLHPQLIGANMLTIYPDSELYQEIQQGNWQEESEVEKYREIRTLIESLDIPTQFAALGVTNAFQLHGFLPEDRGALITAIKKIIDTVGEEKLRDYRRNLRHL from the coding sequence ATGAAATTCACCGGAACTATCTGGCGTCCGCCCTATGAAGCGTCCTCGCTGCTGCTGGAAGTCACGGCGGGCTGCACACACCATAAGTGCAAATTCTGTACCCTCTACAATGACCTGCCGTTCAAATTCAGAATGTCGCCCATGGAGGACATCGAGTGCGACTTGCAGGAGGCGCAGCTTTGGCGTACAGATCCCATCGCCAAGCTGACCGCTCGTCTACAGGGCATTCCAGAACAAAAGGGGTTCCAGCGGGCCTTCCTCACCGGGGCAAATCCCTTTGTGCTTAAAGCCAAGCGCCTGCTGGCTATCGCTGAACTTGTCCGCAAATATGTGCCCACGGTGCAGACCATAGGCTGTTTTGCGCGGGTGACGGACATCACGTTAAAGTCCGACAGTGACCTTACCGCGCTGGCCCAAGGCGGGTATGACAGCCTGACCATCGGTATTGAAACCGGTGACGACGAGGCCCTGCGCTTTATGAACAAGGGTTACGCCGCTGCTGATATTGTGGAGCAGTGTACCCGGCTGGACAGGGCGGGTATCCGTTACAATTTCTTCTATCTGGTGAGCATTTCTGGTGCGGGCCGGGGTGAGATAGGCGCGAAGGCTACCGCCGCTGTCTGTAATCAGCTGCACCCTCAGTTAATTGGAGCAAATATGCTGACAATTTACCCGGATTCCGAGCTATATCAAGAAATCCAGCAGGGCAACTGGCAGGAGGAAAGCGAAGTGGAGAAGTACCGGGAAATCCGCACTTTGATCGAAAGCCTTGATATTCCCACGCAGTTTGCCGCGCTGGGAGTCACTAATGCGTTCCAGCTTCACGGCTTCTTGCCGGAGGATAGGGGCGCGCTGATTACGGCAATCAAAAAAATCATTGACACGGTGGGCGAGGAAAAATTGCGGGATTACCGCAGGAACCTCCGTCATCTGTAA
- a CDS encoding sensor histidine kinase, with product MKRLSLQWRITLMSVLLIGITCVAMNLLLCSSGVYYMDTIADSLQGGGTVILNDGGAASFDPQLIAPNEELTIVIDGVQGHFRTTNWYITAAVTLLSGILAYFVSGRALKPLRSFTSQVEQVQLNNLADMRIDEDAISEFRQLSRSFNQMLERLNNAFSAQRQFTGNAAHELRTPLALMQAQLELFSAEHPDVRPETAEFLTLLREQTERLIQMTRTLLEMSNLRQVARNERIQLAPMIEEIFTDLAPLSDKLGVTLTAEGDGIMTGSDALIYRLIFNLTENAVKYNRPGGSVRVSVTQELEKLLLRVSDTGCGIPEVYQRSIFQPFFRVDKSRSREYGGAGLGLSLVWEIADLHGGSVWVEKSSEKGTTIAVGLPTQQSTKP from the coding sequence ATGAAGCGGCTTTCCCTGCAGTGGCGCATCACGCTGATGTCCGTCCTGCTCATCGGCATCACCTGCGTGGCCATGAATTTGCTGCTGTGCTCCTCCGGTGTGTACTATATGGACACCATTGCGGACAGTTTACAAGGCGGCGGCACGGTGATCCTGAATGATGGCGGAGCGGCGAGCTTTGACCCGCAGCTCATAGCGCCCAACGAGGAGTTGACCATCGTCATCGATGGGGTGCAGGGGCACTTCCGCACCACCAACTGGTACATCACGGCGGCGGTAACGCTGCTCAGCGGCATCCTCGCCTATTTCGTCAGCGGACGCGCTCTCAAGCCCCTGCGCAGCTTTACCTCGCAGGTGGAGCAGGTGCAGCTGAACAATCTTGCCGATATGAGGATCGATGAAGATGCTATTTCGGAGTTCCGGCAGCTGAGCCGCTCGTTCAACCAGATGCTGGAGCGGCTGAACAACGCCTTTTCCGCCCAGCGGCAGTTCACCGGCAACGCCGCCCACGAGCTGCGCACGCCACTGGCACTAATGCAGGCGCAGTTGGAGCTGTTTTCCGCGGAGCATCCTGATGTGCGACCGGAGACGGCGGAGTTCCTCACGCTTTTGCGTGAGCAGACGGAACGGCTGATACAGATGACCAGGACACTGCTGGAAATGAGCAATCTGCGGCAGGTGGCGCGGAACGAGCGGATCCAGCTCGCTCCCATGATCGAGGAGATCTTCACAGATCTTGCGCCGCTCTCAGATAAGCTCGGCGTCACGCTGACGGCGGAGGGCGACGGCATTATGACCGGCAGCGATGCACTGATCTACCGGCTGATCTTCAACCTGACGGAGAATGCTGTCAAGTACAACCGGCCGGGCGGCTCGGTACGGGTTTCTGTCACTCAGGAGTTGGAAAAGCTCCTGCTCCGCGTCTCCGACACCGGCTGCGGCATCCCGGAGGTGTATCAGCGCAGTATCTTCCAGCCCTTCTTCCGGGTGGACAAGTCTCGCAGCCGGGAATACGGTGGCGCAGGACTGGGGCTCTCACTGGTATGGGAGATCGCCGACCTCCACGGCGGCTCCGTTTGGGTAGAGAAAAGTTCGGAGAAGGGCACTACCATTGCGGTGGGGTTGCCAACGCAACAATCAACGAAGCCCTAA
- a CDS encoding TlpA disulfide reductase family protein encodes MKINRTNTAGRILALLLTALMVLSLAACGTKGGDKVDGMSSEPKNAEEAVAMYKELMAQENAILSEDTALWEKVFMAADKGMTMQEDGKNYGEFLLDTIEGSKDQFTEDELKLLKEAAEKIREIENKLTMIEKKYPEAAQQSTDGAMSVPAGSDMTTPPDDGSMQKFPAFEGKDLDGNTVKSDELFSANAVTVVNFWFTTCNPCVGELSELDALNKELAKKGGALIGVNTFTLDGDEAAISEAKDVLAKKGVTYQNVYFASDGEAGKFTTNIFAYPTTYVVDRNGNIVGDPIVGAITEKKQAETLQKLIDQALAADMG; translated from the coding sequence ATGAAGATAAATAGGACGAATACTGCCGGCAGAATTCTGGCGCTGCTGCTTACTGCACTGATGGTGCTCTCTCTGGCAGCCTGCGGCACAAAGGGCGGAGACAAAGTGGACGGAATGAGCAGCGAACCGAAGAATGCCGAGGAAGCGGTTGCCATGTACAAGGAGCTGATGGCGCAGGAAAATGCCATTCTCTCGGAGGACACAGCGCTTTGGGAAAAGGTTTTCATGGCGGCCGACAAGGGCATGACCATGCAGGAGGACGGCAAAAACTATGGTGAGTTCTTGTTGGACACCATCGAAGGTTCCAAAGATCAGTTTACGGAGGATGAGCTGAAGCTGCTCAAGGAGGCGGCGGAGAAGATCCGTGAGATTGAAAACAAGCTGACCATGATAGAGAAAAAGTACCCCGAGGCGGCACAGCAATCTACGGATGGCGCTATGAGCGTGCCCGCAGGCAGCGACATGACCACGCCGCCTGATGACGGCAGCATGCAGAAATTCCCCGCCTTTGAGGGCAAGGACCTGGATGGCAACACGGTGAAGAGCGACGAGCTGTTCTCCGCCAACGCCGTCACCGTGGTGAATTTCTGGTTCACCACCTGCAATCCCTGCGTGGGCGAGCTTTCCGAGCTGGACGCACTGAACAAGGAGCTTGCGAAGAAGGGCGGCGCACTCATCGGTGTCAACACCTTCACATTGGATGGCGATGAAGCGGCAATTTCCGAAGCAAAAGATGTACTGGCCAAGAAGGGCGTGACCTACCAGAATGTGTATTTCGCTTCCGACGGCGAGGCGGGAAAGTTCACTACAAACATTTTTGCCTACCCCACCACCTATGTGGTTGACCGCAACGGCAATATCGTGGGTGACCCCATCGTAGGCGCCATCACGGAAAAGAAGCAGGCGGAGACGCTGCAAAAGCTCATCGACCAGGCTCTTGCCGCCGATATGGGCTGA
- a CDS encoding radical SAM protein — MHFTGRTWRPPYESQSAILQATSGCTHNKCTFCSLYKDEKFRMSPMDEFEEDLAEIKSYQPNARRVFLTGANPFAMSYDNLKLRALTVREYLIKCQSIAMFASIRDIRDKEVWQLKKLRAMGINGLSIGTESGDDETLRLANKGYTSAEILEQCHKLDEAGIEYYFVYMTGLAGKGNGQRNAINSAKVFSQLNPSSLLPQMQAGNSYTS; from the coding sequence ATGCATTTCACTGGAAGAACATGGCGTCCGCCGTATGAATCGCAGTCTGCTATTTTGCAGGCGACTTCCGGCTGCACCCACAACAAATGTACCTTTTGCAGCCTCTACAAAGACGAGAAATTCCGAATGTCCCCCATGGATGAATTTGAGGAGGATTTAGCGGAAATCAAGAGCTATCAGCCCAATGCCCGGCGGGTGTTTCTTACTGGCGCGAACCCTTTTGCCATGAGTTACGATAACCTTAAACTGCGCGCCTTGACCGTCCGGGAATATCTCATCAAATGCCAGTCCATTGCCATGTTTGCCAGTATTCGGGACATTCGGGACAAAGAGGTTTGGCAGCTAAAGAAGCTCCGGGCCATGGGTATCAACGGGCTGAGTATTGGCACAGAAAGCGGTGACGATGAAACGCTCCGGCTGGCAAACAAGGGCTATACGTCCGCTGAAATTTTAGAGCAATGCCACAAGCTGGATGAGGCTGGTATCGAATACTACTTTGTCTATATGACCGGACTGGCAGGGAAAGGAAATGGGCAGCGCAATGCTATCAATTCCGCAAAAGTGTTCAGTCAGCTTAATCCATCCTCTTTATTGCCCCAAATGCAAGCAGGAAATTCTTATACAAGCTAA
- a CDS encoding cysteine-rich KTR domain-containing protein: MKEGLFMMAETQWIHCPVCGNKTRVKLRKDSVLVNFPLFCPKCKNESIIKANGLKVVIQKEK, from the coding sequence ATGAAAGAAGGTCTTTTTATGATGGCAGAAACTCAATGGATACATTGCCCTGTCTGCGGCAATAAAACGCGGGTAAAGTTGCGGAAAGATTCAGTTCTGGTAAATTTTCCGCTTTTTTGTCCAAAGTGCAAGAATGAAAGCATTATTAAGGCCAATGGACTAAAGGTTGTCATTCAAAAGGAAAAATGA
- a CDS encoding winged helix-turn-helix transcriptional regulator, whose translation MRKTEQAVERCKTMSTLQKILGGKWKLEILYYIAFHDIRRFGALRRQLGEITESSLTKQLRELEADGFLIRHDFHEVPPRVEYTLTELGKSFMDVIDYMKNWGYNNLPSGGEE comes from the coding sequence ATGAGAAAAACCGAGCAAGCGGTTGAGCGCTGCAAAACCATGTCCACGCTGCAAAAAATCCTGGGCGGTAAGTGGAAACTGGAGATCCTCTACTACATCGCCTTTCACGACATCCGGCGGTTTGGCGCGCTGCGGCGGCAGTTGGGGGAGATTACGGAATCCTCGCTGACAAAGCAGCTGCGGGAGTTGGAGGCGGATGGGTTCCTTATTCGGCATGATTTTCATGAGGTGCCGCCGCGGGTGGAATACACATTGACGGAGCTGGGCAAGAGTTTTATGGATGTGATCGATTACATGAAAAATTGGGGATATAATAACCTGCCGAGTGGTGGGGAGGAATAG
- a CDS encoding CHAP domain-containing protein produces the protein MPDIKTRNVVKGKVKAIDKSATAAQRMKDAYIRTKRKAENSVCSAEDSPSEYAADRVSEGTGTVLHETYHQLHRQGQKAVSSAKEDISKAKSHFHRERITDPLKKEINVRSYRSSKGTVKTVGHSRKAAKSARRSVKTAEKTAKTTIKTSQQAAKAAQRTAQTAARASHRAAQAARVAAKATVTALKAAVRATVSAVKAIIAATKALISALIAGGWVAVVAIIVICLIGLLVGSCFGIFFSGEDTGTGQTMRTAVQEINQDYEARLDTIKSSTRHDVLEMSGSRAVWPEVLAVYAVKTTTDPDNAQEVASMDDSKKELLKDIFWQMNEISSRVETSTDTVVTETDDGNGHIVQTTTTTNRTTLYIHISHKTADEMADYFRFNADQRKQLAELLAEGNRSMWSAVLYGIGTGDGEIVTVALSQLGNVGGQPYWSWYGFGSRVEWCACFVSWCANECGYIDAGVIPKFAGCGTGVQWFKDRGLWQDRNHEPRPGDIIFFDWNDENGQDGDSDHVGIVEKVENGVVYTVEGNSGDMCQENRYTIGYYEILGFGTPAY, from the coding sequence ATGCCTGACATCAAGACGCGGAACGTGGTGAAAGGCAAGGTCAAGGCCATTGACAAGTCCGCCACCGCCGCCCAGCGCATGAAGGACGCTTATATCCGCACAAAACGCAAGGCTGAAAATAGCGTTTGTTCTGCGGAGGATTCACCAAGCGAGTACGCAGCCGACCGTGTTTCAGAGGGTACAGGAACTGTGCTGCATGAAACATACCACCAGCTTCATCGGCAAGGACAAAAGGCGGTTAGCTCTGCCAAGGAGGATATCTCCAAAGCAAAATCACATTTTCATCGTGAGCGTATAACTGACCCGCTGAAAAAGGAAATAAACGTCCGCTCCTACCGCTCCTCAAAAGGAACTGTCAAGACCGTAGGCCATAGCAGGAAAGCCGCTAAGTCGGCGCGACGGTCAGTAAAAACAGCAGAGAAAACTGCCAAGACCACCATCAAAACCAGCCAACAGGCTGCAAAAGCTGCTCAGCGCACCGCCCAGACTGCGGCAAGAGCATCCCACCGGGCGGCACAGGCCGCTCGCGTTGCTGCGAAAGCTACTGTCACCGCGCTAAAAGCGGCAGTCAGGGCTACTGTTTCGGCAGTCAAGGCCATAATCGCCGCAACAAAGGCTTTAATTAGCGCCCTGATTGCTGGTGGCTGGGTGGCTGTTGTGGCGATCATCGTCATTTGCTTGATCGGCCTGCTGGTCGGTTCCTGCTTCGGGATATTTTTCTCCGGCGAGGACACCGGCACCGGGCAGACTATGCGGACAGCGGTGCAGGAAATCAATCAGGACTATGAAGCCCGGTTGGACACAATCAAATCCAGCACCCGGCATGATGTGCTGGAGATGTCCGGCTCCCGCGCTGTGTGGCCGGAGGTGCTTGCCGTGTATGCGGTCAAGACCACCACCGACCCGGACAATGCCCAGGAGGTAGCCTCCATGGATGATTCCAAGAAGGAGCTCCTAAAGGATATCTTTTGGCAGATGAACGAGATATCGTCCCGCGTGGAAACGTCCACAGATACGGTGGTGACTGAAACGGACGATGGGAACGGCCATATTGTTCAGACCACGACTACCACTAACAGGACAACGCTCTATATCCACATCAGCCACAAGACCGCCGATGAAATGGCAGATTATTTCCGTTTCAATGCTGACCAGCGCAAGCAGCTTGCCGAATTGTTGGCAGAGGGCAACCGCAGTATGTGGAGCGCTGTGCTTTATGGTATCGGCACCGGCGATGGCGAAATTGTTACGGTAGCGCTCTCCCAGCTTGGCAATGTGGGTGGTCAACCGTACTGGTCGTGGTACGGCTTCGGCTCCCGCGTGGAGTGGTGCGCCTGCTTTGTCAGTTGGTGTGCTAATGAGTGCGGGTATATCGACGCCGGTGTTATTCCCAAGTTTGCCGGGTGTGGCACCGGTGTCCAGTGGTTCAAGGATAGGGGCTTGTGGCAGGACAGAAACCATGAACCTCGGCCTGGGGATATCATCTTCTTTGACTGGAACGATGAAAATGGACAGGACGGTGATTCCGACCATGTGGGGATCGTGGAGAAAGTCGAGAACGGTGTCGTATACACTGTTGAGGGTAATTCCGGCGATATGTGCCAGGAGAACCGATACACCATAGGGTATTATGAGATTCTCGGATTTGGGACGCCAGCCTACTAG
- a CDS encoding response regulator transcription factor gives MHLLVIEDERALCETIVRSLRRLAYSVDYCYDGEKALALLGVERYDLVLLDLNLPKKDGMAVLRTLRQTDRETRVLILSARSEVEDKVQGLDAGANDYLAKPFHLAELEARIRSLTLRQFIQQDVLLSCGGLTFDTRSRTATVNGQTLTLTRKETGILEYLMVHQGRPVSQEELMDHVWDNSVDSFSNSIRVHISALRKKLRAVLGYDPIRNRIGEGYLMGGEEE, from the coding sequence ATGCACCTTTTAGTAATTGAAGATGAACGCGCCCTGTGCGAGACCATCGTTCGCAGCCTGCGGCGGCTGGCCTACAGCGTGGACTACTGCTATGACGGCGAAAAGGCGCTGGCGCTTCTGGGCGTAGAACGATACGATCTGGTGCTTCTTGATCTGAATCTGCCGAAAAAGGACGGCATGGCGGTGCTGCGCACCCTGCGGCAGACCGACCGGGAGACGCGGGTGCTGATCCTCTCCGCCCGCAGCGAAGTGGAGGACAAGGTGCAGGGGCTGGATGCCGGGGCGAACGACTATCTGGCGAAGCCCTTCCACTTGGCGGAGCTGGAGGCCCGCATCCGCAGCCTGACATTGCGGCAGTTCATCCAGCAGGATGTGCTGCTAAGCTGCGGAGGCCTGACCTTTGACACCCGCTCCCGTACCGCCACCGTCAACGGGCAGACGCTGACGCTCACCCGGAAGGAAACGGGAATCCTGGAATACCTGATGGTGCATCAAGGAAGGCCAGTAAGTCAGGAGGAGCTGATGGATCACGTTTGGGACAATAGCGTGGACAGCTTCAGCAATTCCATTCGCGTCCACATCTCCGCCCTGCGCAAAAAGCTCCGCGCCGTGCTGGGCTATGACCCCATCCGCAACCGCATCGGCGAGGGCTATCTGATGGGAGGCGAGGAGGAATGA
- the srtB gene encoding class B sortase codes for MSEKQKIMIAGAALFAALLLFSGVMLCREIKDSQQSAQAFETLAKLVVDKPKLDIQLDGEASRPEDKPSADEPAPEITAAEKYAAIHEKNNDFVGWLRIEDTNINYPVMQSTDNPNFYLKHNFDKEYSNYGVPYVQENCELGVSDNTIIYGHHMDDGSMFADLCKYESEDFYREHKTIQFDTMDGFGKYEVVAVFKTVAYSNEGFPYFLFVKADKPEDFDDFIAKCKELALYDTGVTAEYGDKLITLSTCEYSRDNGRMVIVAKKTESAPEVGGDA; via the coding sequence GTGAGTGAAAAGCAGAAAATTATGATTGCAGGGGCGGCGCTTTTTGCCGCTCTTTTGCTTTTCTCGGGCGTTATGCTTTGCCGCGAAATAAAGGACAGTCAGCAGAGTGCGCAGGCGTTTGAAACTTTGGCGAAACTTGTGGTAGATAAACCCAAACTGGATATTCAGCTGGACGGTGAGGCTTCTCGACCAGAGGATAAGCCTTCTGCTGACGAGCCCGCGCCGGAAATCACTGCCGCCGAAAAATATGCGGCTATCCATGAGAAGAATAATGATTTTGTGGGCTGGCTCCGCATTGAGGACACGAACATCAATTACCCGGTCATGCAGTCCACTGACAACCCGAATTTTTATTTGAAACACAACTTTGATAAAGAGTATAGCAACTACGGCGTTCCCTATGTGCAGGAAAATTGCGAGTTGGGCGTTTCTGATAACACTATTATTTACGGACACCACATGGACGACGGCTCCATGTTCGCTGACCTGTGCAAGTATGAGAGCGAAGATTTTTACCGGGAGCATAAGACGATTCAGTTTGACACCATGGACGGTTTCGGCAAGTATGAGGTTGTCGCAGTTTTCAAGACGGTGGCTTATTCCAACGAGGGTTTCCCGTATTTCCTCTTTGTCAAGGCTGATAAGCCCGAAGATTTTGACGATTTTATAGCCAAGTGCAAAGAGCTTGCTTTATACGACACTGGCGTTACCGCCGAATACGGTGACAAGCTGATTACGCTCTCCACCTGCGAATATAGCCGCGATAATGGCCGGATGGTAATTGTAGCAAAGAAAACCGAATCGGCCCCGGAGGTGGGCGGCGATGCCTGA
- a CDS encoding CD1871A family CXXC motif-containing protein, protein MSCGKKAAAQIVLLMAGAAMLCFGVWRGEAATVLSKAIKLCLECVGIG, encoded by the coding sequence ATGAGCTGCGGGAAAAAGGCCGCGGCGCAGATCGTGCTGCTGATGGCCGGAGCCGCCATGCTGTGCTTTGGTGTCTGGCGGGGCGAGGCGGCGACAGTGCTGAGCAAAGCAATCAAATTATGTCTGGAGTGTGTGGGCATTGGGTAA
- a CDS encoding XRE family transcriptional regulator codes for MVTIEPTNLKIGEKLKTLRTTRALSLDEASALTNVSKPMLGQIERGQSVPTVTTLWKIATGLKAPLSYFLEAPQAEYTVVGPEPSTVILGDSGKMRAYPLFTYDPVRSVETFYIEFDPGCRHSSEKHNDGVEEHIFVLRGTLRLEQKVGFQARAGRAWETAAERKRENCAPKILFRSAK; via the coding sequence GTGGTAACCATAGAACCCACAAACCTAAAAATCGGAGAAAAGCTGAAAACTCTCCGCACCACCCGCGCCCTCTCCCTGGATGAAGCTTCAGCCCTGACCAATGTGAGTAAGCCCATGCTGGGCCAAATCGAGCGAGGACAGTCCGTACCCACAGTGACGACCCTCTGGAAAATTGCCACCGGGCTGAAAGCGCCGCTGTCCTACTTTCTGGAGGCACCGCAGGCAGAATATACGGTTGTCGGCCCGGAGCCGTCTACGGTAATTCTAGGCGACAGCGGTAAAATGCGGGCATATCCGCTGTTCACCTACGACCCGGTGCGGAGTGTGGAAACCTTTTATATTGAGTTTGATCCAGGGTGCAGACATTCCTCAGAGAAGCATAATGACGGTGTGGAGGAACACATCTTTGTCCTGCGCGGGACACTTCGGCTTGAGCAAAAAGTGGGGTTCCAAGCCCGCGCTGGACGAGCATGGGAAACCGCTGCTGAACGCAAACGGGAAAACTGTGCTCCAAAAATCCTATTCCGTTCTGCAAAATGA
- a CDS encoding 4Fe-4S binding protein, which produces MSRFRGWIQAGATLLTNLHLPNFLKGGLYQGTGKTVCVPGLNCYSCPAASGACPIGAFQAVVGSSKFSFSYYITGFLILLGVLLGRFICGFLCPFGWFQELLHKIPTKKLSTKRLKPLTYLKYAVLLVMVFLLPAFLVNDIGMGDPFFCKYLCPQGVLEGAIPLSLANSGIRAALGKLFTWKFSILLSVIALSVLFYRPFCKWLCPLGAFYALFNRVSLFQMKVDKNKCVSCGKCARACKMDVDVTKTPNHTECIRCGMCIRACPTKAVCFRYGFGDGKDKAKAAETLQTNNNNREE; this is translated from the coding sequence ATGTCCCGCTTCCGGGGCTGGATTCAGGCGGGGGCGACGCTGCTGACCAACCTGCATCTGCCGAACTTTCTCAAGGGCGGACTGTATCAGGGGACGGGGAAGACCGTCTGCGTGCCGGGGCTGAACTGCTACTCCTGTCCGGCGGCGTCCGGGGCCTGCCCCATCGGGGCGTTTCAAGCGGTGGTGGGGTCTTCCAAGTTCAGCTTCTCCTACTATATCACAGGCTTCCTCATTCTGCTGGGCGTGCTGCTGGGGCGCTTTATCTGCGGCTTTCTATGCCCCTTCGGCTGGTTTCAGGAGCTGCTGCACAAAATCCCCACTAAGAAGCTTTCCACAAAAAGGCTGAAGCCGCTGACATACCTGAAATACGCTGTCCTGCTGGTGATGGTTTTCCTGCTACCGGCGTTCCTTGTGAACGATATTGGCATGGGAGACCCGTTCTTCTGCAAATACCTCTGCCCCCAAGGCGTGCTGGAGGGAGCCATCCCGCTGTCCCTTGCCAATTCCGGCATCCGGGCGGCGCTGGGCAAGCTGTTTACATGGAAATTCAGCATCCTGCTGTCGGTGATTGCGCTGAGCGTACTGTTCTACCGACCGTTCTGCAAGTGGCTCTGCCCGCTTGGCGCGTTCTACGCGCTGTTCAACCGGGTGTCCCTCTTCCAGATGAAGGTGGATAAGAATAAGTGCGTCTCCTGCGGGAAATGCGCCAGAGCCTGCAAGATGGATGTGGATGTGACGAAAACGCCCAACCATACCGAGTGCATCCGCTGCGGAATGTGCATCCGCGCCTGTCCGACGAAAGCCGTGTGCTTCCGCTACGGCTTCGGAGACGGTAAAGATAAGGCAAAAGCAGCGGAAACGCTACAGACAAACAACAATAACAGGGAGGAATAA